A single window of Archangium lipolyticum DNA harbors:
- a CDS encoding Ig-like domain-containing alpha-2-macroglobulin family protein, which translates to MGPRSVPIPKSSRASRACWLLAALLVGALAGCKKDESKNTPQPSTPASTPGASASGTSTPSTPPSAESLSPVIRELGSEGMVPREVVLEFPRAVAPEDNEVRKGTVVTVTPDVPGSLTFRSGSTLVFTPRDSFAFKTGYTVSLDALELGDGTVVKPKASGEWSRSFTTPAFTFLRLSPRQMDVKKGKVETDLVFSGPVDVATVRRFIAFSVDGKALSDVKLRTLPTDRNTVVAALGGASLKPGSEVRFSLKPGLTSTVRNGGTAPAGEGSFKLLVGKRLDITNAYVQEGATGHYIEVRCREVASEAERSQEEGEEDYDYYGNGGDRCSLDDDVAEEAIHFNPPVKLSVSPSRWGFRVFGDFKRGSYAMRIDAGAVSTTGGTLLSTYERSFSISARSPQLSFGTTGRYLPRSAWRNLPLNHLNLDAVELVVRHVPQENLLFWMSSDGQEAADERTSNVLLRKQMPVQGAQDTLATTWLDVGSLVPASTKGLVEITASGHGGKSAASRILLTDLSLVAKRGLAPRGSDAKEEVWVWALGMETTEPLSGVEVSLVKKSGQVVTRCTTGGADGCKLTVPAPGVDTAEPFALLARKGDEFTYLKYSELKTEIANSDVQGEPYRSDRPYRASVYSDRGVYRPGDTAHVVAVLRGQDDVAPPAGMPVVLKVVDPRERDLKKVTLKTNEAGLVSLDVPFEAYQDTGAYRVVLSVADKQVASYGLNVEEFVPERMKVTARAEKPGYLQGEEVPLTVEAAYLFGGSAESSPVEVTCRLVPSVFSPKDNAQYAYGVWRPEGTEVKATVLGQVKGELDAKGRTLVRCPAQQDAGGFKGPARLVAQASVFEAGSGRSTVGEASVPVHPEAYYVGLQANVDKVKAGQPFTVTGVVVDWQGAPYGKAVKPLEVEYLRLDEEYGYFYDEESGEERYQRHLRPVREGRTTAKPEGGKFSFQVTPSTDAAGYLVRVKSGAAQTDLQLEGNGRYYWSDESSSRVDQTPRPARPTSLAVELPRSAKVGDSITVKVKAPYRGRMLFTAETDGVQAAEWKAVEPGEVSWSFKPSAFAPNVYVSAFLVKDPHLESAQAFMPDRAFGVASMKLEPVDYVQSVTLNVPKEVRSNDNLPVDLELGSVEPGTFATVAVVDEGILSLTRFQSPDPIQDLFTKRALGVQTYETLGWTLLIPPAGASRSTGGDEGGDASGRVQPVKPVALWSGVLPVPSNGKLRVPFKLPQYRGAVRVMVVTSGPKRIGHASAQVLVRDPLVLQTTLPRFLSQGDEIQIPVFVTNLSGKPQDVKVSLSAENLPVPGMAMPASMASPLQLLGKSEGKVRLENGKAATLVFQAKAVQAVGAARLKVTAEGGGHTSFEQLDVPFLPAGPRERKVQRIELAAGTLDLAPYMEGWMPTSERSTFWVTTNPYAESFQHLSYLVRYPYGCIEQTTSSTRPLLYVSGLIDSVDPTLTASAKLEDMVMSGVNRVLSMQTPSGGFSYWPGATEPVEWGSAYAAHLLLDAQKLKYAVPQDRIDSALEWMNQQVTRREGRSGPGSYNDGSEAYMHYVLAMAGKGHKARVQKLIDQLGNQKFYSNSQRAEQDFMLKAALYMAGDRRYEKDLRNPDVSAVVEERWNGWSFYSDRRRRGFMLSTFQDLFGEDPAGEPLAQRVAEALKAQNSGSYTTQELVWGITGLGKRVAGAASKFSPPVLSADGKEVATKDGGKQRASDRTWALVRASERKGLNLKVPEKGEGKLYLVMASEGVRADGQYRTGGEGLTLERTYRNLEGDTLDVQGGGPVNLADLVYVQVRIKNTSGERIQNIALVDRLPAGWEIENARLGRGGQVEWASSEEQWSADYVNLRDDRVEVFGALDAGETKTVIYAVRAVTSGKFTLPPVEAEAMYDPRIWAREAGGSVEVSGPWADFLL; encoded by the coding sequence ATGGGTCCGCGGTCTGTCCCGATCCCGAAGTCGTCCCGCGCGAGCAGGGCATGTTGGTTGTTGGCGGCACTGCTGGTGGGCGCGCTCGCCGGTTGCAAGAAGGACGAGTCCAAGAACACCCCGCAGCCGTCCACTCCGGCCTCCACGCCGGGTGCCTCGGCCAGCGGCACGTCCACGCCGAGCACCCCGCCCTCGGCCGAGTCCCTCTCCCCCGTCATCCGTGAGCTCGGCTCCGAGGGCATGGTGCCGCGCGAGGTGGTGCTCGAATTCCCCCGCGCGGTGGCTCCCGAGGACAACGAGGTGCGCAAGGGCACCGTCGTCACCGTCACGCCGGACGTGCCGGGCTCGCTGACCTTCCGCAGCGGCTCCACGCTCGTCTTCACCCCGCGCGACAGCTTCGCCTTCAAGACCGGGTACACCGTCTCCCTCGACGCGCTGGAGCTGGGCGATGGCACCGTGGTGAAGCCCAAGGCCTCGGGTGAGTGGAGCCGCTCCTTCACCACGCCCGCCTTCACCTTCCTGCGCCTGTCTCCCCGGCAGATGGACGTGAAGAAGGGCAAGGTGGAGACGGACCTCGTCTTCTCCGGCCCCGTGGACGTGGCCACCGTGCGCCGCTTCATCGCCTTCTCCGTGGACGGCAAGGCGCTGTCCGACGTGAAGCTGCGCACGTTGCCCACGGACCGGAACACCGTCGTCGCCGCGCTCGGCGGCGCGAGCCTCAAGCCGGGCTCCGAGGTGCGCTTCTCCCTCAAGCCGGGTCTGACCTCCACCGTCCGCAACGGGGGCACCGCTCCCGCGGGCGAGGGCTCCTTCAAGCTGCTCGTCGGCAAGCGCCTCGACATCACCAACGCCTATGTGCAGGAGGGCGCCACCGGCCACTACATCGAGGTCCGTTGCCGCGAGGTGGCCAGCGAAGCGGAGCGCAGCCAGGAGGAGGGCGAGGAGGATTACGACTACTACGGCAACGGTGGGGACCGTTGCAGCCTGGATGACGACGTGGCCGAGGAGGCCATCCACTTCAACCCGCCGGTGAAGCTCTCCGTGTCACCCTCGCGCTGGGGCTTCCGCGTCTTCGGTGATTTCAAGCGTGGCTCCTACGCCATGCGCATCGACGCGGGCGCCGTCTCGACGACGGGGGGCACCCTGCTGTCCACCTACGAGCGCTCCTTCTCCATCTCCGCGCGCAGCCCGCAGCTCAGCTTCGGCACCACCGGCCGCTACCTGCCGCGCAGCGCCTGGCGCAACCTGCCCCTCAACCACCTCAACCTGGATGCGGTGGAGCTCGTCGTGCGGCACGTGCCCCAGGAGAACCTCCTCTTCTGGATGAGCTCGGACGGCCAGGAGGCCGCCGACGAGCGCACCTCCAACGTGCTGCTGCGCAAGCAGATGCCGGTGCAGGGTGCCCAGGACACGCTGGCCACCACCTGGCTCGACGTGGGCAGCCTCGTGCCCGCCAGCACCAAGGGCCTGGTGGAGATCACCGCCTCGGGCCATGGAGGAAAGTCGGCGGCCTCGCGCATCCTCCTCACGGACCTGAGCCTCGTGGCCAAGCGGGGCCTGGCGCCCAGGGGCTCGGACGCGAAGGAGGAGGTCTGGGTCTGGGCGCTCGGCATGGAGACCACCGAGCCGCTGTCCGGCGTCGAGGTGTCCCTGGTGAAGAAGAGCGGCCAGGTGGTGACCCGCTGCACCACCGGCGGCGCCGACGGCTGCAAGCTCACCGTCCCCGCTCCGGGCGTGGACACCGCCGAGCCCTTCGCCCTGCTCGCGCGCAAGGGCGACGAGTTCACCTACCTCAAGTACAGCGAGCTGAAGACGGAGATCGCCAACTCGGACGTGCAGGGCGAGCCGTACCGCTCCGACAGGCCCTACCGCGCCTCCGTGTACTCGGACCGCGGCGTGTACCGCCCGGGAGACACCGCGCACGTGGTGGCGGTGCTGCGCGGACAGGACGACGTGGCGCCGCCCGCGGGCATGCCGGTGGTGCTGAAGGTGGTGGACCCTCGCGAGCGCGACCTGAAGAAGGTGACGCTGAAGACGAACGAGGCGGGCCTGGTGTCGCTGGACGTGCCCTTCGAGGCCTATCAGGACACGGGCGCCTACCGCGTGGTGCTGAGCGTCGCCGACAAGCAGGTCGCTTCGTACGGCCTCAACGTGGAGGAGTTCGTCCCCGAGCGCATGAAGGTGACGGCGCGCGCCGAGAAGCCCGGCTACCTGCAAGGCGAGGAGGTGCCGCTGACGGTGGAGGCCGCGTACCTCTTCGGCGGCTCGGCGGAGAGCAGCCCGGTGGAGGTGACGTGCCGGCTGGTGCCGTCCGTCTTCAGCCCGAAGGACAATGCCCAGTACGCCTATGGCGTGTGGCGTCCGGAGGGCACGGAGGTCAAGGCCACCGTGCTGGGGCAGGTGAAGGGCGAGCTGGACGCGAAGGGCCGCACGCTGGTGCGCTGCCCGGCCCAGCAGGACGCGGGTGGCTTCAAGGGCCCGGCGAGGCTGGTGGCACAGGCCAGCGTCTTCGAGGCCGGCAGTGGCCGCTCCACGGTGGGCGAGGCCTCCGTGCCGGTGCACCCGGAGGCGTATTACGTGGGCCTCCAGGCCAACGTGGACAAGGTGAAGGCCGGCCAGCCCTTCACCGTCACCGGTGTGGTGGTGGACTGGCAGGGCGCTCCCTACGGCAAGGCGGTGAAGCCCCTCGAGGTGGAGTACCTGCGGCTGGACGAGGAGTACGGCTACTTCTACGACGAGGAGTCCGGTGAGGAGCGCTACCAGCGCCACCTGCGCCCCGTGCGCGAGGGCCGCACCACCGCGAAGCCCGAGGGGGGCAAGTTCTCCTTCCAGGTGACGCCGTCCACGGACGCCGCGGGCTACCTGGTGCGCGTGAAGTCCGGCGCGGCGCAGACGGACCTGCAGCTCGAGGGCAACGGCCGCTACTACTGGTCGGACGAGTCCTCCTCGCGGGTGGACCAGACGCCCCGTCCGGCCCGGCCCACGTCGCTCGCGGTGGAGCTGCCGCGCTCGGCGAAGGTGGGGGACTCCATCACCGTGAAGGTGAAGGCGCCCTACCGCGGCCGCATGCTCTTCACCGCCGAGACGGATGGGGTGCAGGCCGCCGAGTGGAAGGCGGTGGAGCCGGGTGAGGTGTCGTGGAGCTTCAAGCCCTCGGCCTTCGCGCCCAACGTCTACGTCAGTGCCTTCCTGGTGAAGGATCCGCACCTCGAGTCCGCCCAGGCCTTCATGCCGGACCGGGCCTTCGGTGTGGCCAGCATGAAGCTGGAGCCGGTGGATTACGTGCAGTCCGTCACGCTCAACGTGCCCAAGGAGGTGCGCTCCAACGACAACCTCCCCGTGGACCTGGAGCTGGGCTCCGTGGAGCCGGGCACCTTCGCCACCGTGGCCGTGGTGGACGAGGGCATCCTCTCGCTCACGCGCTTCCAGAGCCCCGATCCCATCCAGGATCTCTTCACCAAGCGGGCCCTGGGCGTGCAGACGTACGAGACGCTCGGGTGGACGCTGCTGATTCCGCCCGCGGGCGCCAGCCGCTCCACCGGTGGTGACGAGGGCGGTGACGCCTCGGGCCGCGTACAGCCGGTGAAGCCCGTGGCGCTCTGGAGCGGCGTGTTGCCCGTGCCCTCCAACGGCAAGCTGCGCGTCCCCTTCAAGCTGCCCCAGTACCGCGGCGCGGTGCGCGTCATGGTGGTGACGAGCGGCCCCAAGCGCATCGGTCACGCCAGCGCGCAGGTGCTCGTGCGCGACCCGCTCGTGCTCCAGACGACGCTGCCCCGCTTCCTCAGCCAGGGCGATGAGATCCAGATCCCCGTCTTCGTCACCAACCTCTCCGGCAAGCCGCAGGACGTGAAGGTGTCCCTCTCCGCGGAGAACCTCCCCGTGCCGGGCATGGCCATGCCCGCGTCCATGGCCTCACCGCTGCAACTGCTCGGCAAGAGCGAGGGCAAGGTGCGGCTGGAGAATGGCAAGGCGGCCACGCTCGTCTTCCAGGCCAAGGCCGTCCAGGCCGTGGGCGCCGCCCGCCTCAAGGTGACGGCCGAGGGCGGTGGACACACCTCCTTCGAGCAGCTCGACGTGCCCTTCCTCCCCGCGGGCCCGCGCGAGCGCAAGGTGCAGCGCATCGAGCTGGCCGCTGGCACGCTGGACCTGGCGCCCTACATGGAGGGCTGGATGCCCACCAGCGAGCGCTCGACGTTCTGGGTGACCACCAACCCCTACGCCGAGTCCTTCCAGCACCTCTCGTACCTGGTGCGCTACCCGTACGGCTGCATCGAGCAGACGACGTCCTCCACCCGTCCGCTGCTCTACGTCTCCGGGCTCATCGACAGCGTGGACCCGACGCTCACCGCCAGCGCGAAGCTGGAGGACATGGTGATGTCGGGCGTGAACCGGGTGCTCTCCATGCAGACGCCCTCGGGCGGCTTCAGCTACTGGCCGGGCGCCACCGAGCCGGTGGAGTGGGGCTCGGCCTACGCCGCGCACCTGCTCCTGGACGCGCAGAAGCTCAAGTACGCCGTCCCCCAGGACCGCATCGACAGCGCGCTCGAGTGGATGAACCAGCAGGTGACCCGCCGCGAGGGCCGCTCCGGTCCGGGGTCCTATAATGATGGCTCCGAGGCCTACATGCACTACGTGCTGGCCATGGCCGGCAAGGGCCACAAGGCGCGCGTGCAGAAGCTCATCGACCAGCTCGGCAACCAGAAGTTCTACAGCAACAGCCAGCGCGCGGAGCAGGACTTCATGCTCAAGGCCGCGCTGTACATGGCGGGAGACCGCCGCTACGAGAAGGACCTGCGCAACCCGGACGTCTCGGCGGTGGTGGAGGAGCGGTGGAATGGCTGGTCCTTCTACTCGGACCGGCGCCGGCGCGGCTTCATGCTGAGCACGTTCCAGGACCTGTTCGGGGAAGACCCGGCGGGCGAGCCGCTCGCGCAGCGCGTGGCCGAGGCCCTCAAGGCTCAGAACAGCGGCTCCTACACCACGCAGGAGCTGGTCTGGGGCATCACCGGCCTGGGCAAGCGCGTGGCGGGGGCTGCCTCCAAGTTCTCCCCGCCCGTGCTGTCGGCGGACGGCAAGGAGGTGGCCACCAAGGACGGCGGGAAGCAGCGTGCCTCGGACCGCACCTGGGCGCTGGTGCGCGCGAGCGAGCGCAAGGGCCTCAACCTCAAGGTGCCGGAGAAGGGCGAGGGCAAGCTCTACCTGGTGATGGCCAGCGAGGGCGTGCGCGCGGACGGGCAGTACCGCACGGGCGGAGAGGGCCTCACCCTCGAGCGCACCTACCGCAACCTGGAGGGCGACACGCTCGACGTCCAGGGCGGCGGCCCGGTGAACCTGGCGGACCTCGTCTACGTGCAGGTCCGCATCAAGAACACCTCGGGTGAGCGCATCCAGAACATCGCCCTGGTGGACCGGCTGCCGGCGGGCTGGGAGATCGAGAACGCGCGGCTCGGAC